Within Metabacillus sp. KUDC1714, the genomic segment GTAGAATTTACCCCTGCCTATCTAAAAAAATCAGGATATTAGGCAGGGATCATTCTATTTTTGGAGAGGGATCACTTCTTGCTTTTTCTCAATTTTTGAAAAGGCGAGAAGTGCAGACCACATAATGACAAATGCGGGGATGCTTCCGCAAAAAATTGGAATTAATCCAGGAATGGTTATCATTAAGAAATAAATTGCTACTATCCCAATTACCATCATGATCGTTGATAATGGGTGTAAAATCATAATAATAAATGAGTTTTTTATTGCCTGAAAAATCTTCGTTTCATAATGGACAATGACGGGGAAAAAATAAAATGATGTTAAGACATACCCAAAAAAGATCATTAACAATGGAAAATAAATTAGCCTTATCAATCCATTTGCTTCCCTAACAATAGAAAGGTCAAAATACAAAATATATCCAACAACAAACATTATGATTCCTATTAGATTGCTTATCTTGAACTCTTTCTTATATGAGGTTAGAAAAGTTTTAAAAACAGGGATATCTGTTTCCCCCATAATTAACTTTCGAATCACTGCAAGCATAGCTGTGGTTGCTGGAAAAAAACCGAAAACGATTAATCCAACAAGTGTAAATAAAATCCATAATAAGTTTACATATGCTAGTTTCATAATCCATTCTGATATTTTATAAAAGCCACCTACTAATCCATTCATTTGCATTTATATCTTCTCCTATCAACTTGTCTCATTACAAAAGACGTTATAAAAAACGAAATATCAAATTTTTAAAGTTTGTAGTCTATTTAAATTCAAATGTTTTTATATTAAAGCCACTTGACTTCCACCAGGTACATTCACTATGTTGCCATCAATACTAAGCCAAACAGACAAAACTGATGGATTATAGACAAATTGACTATCTGCAGAAAATTTTAGGTTTTGAAACGCCTTCATATAGTCAACAATTTCAATATTTGTTGCATACCAAAAATCATTTCGATTGCCGACAAATTGACAAAAACTTTCGATTAGTTCCCAGTTTTGGTCATTGTCAAACTCATAGCTATGTCCCCATACATACATCATGTATAGGTATTGTTTTTTCTGAAGGTTTATAAAATCTTCTGCGAGTTTCATTAAATTCTTATTGTGATGGCAGGTTGGATTCCATTCAAAAAAATCATCAGGCATTGAAAAATCGCCTGTTGAATGTACTGTCCTACCATACTCTATACCGAGATATGGCAAAACCTCTTTAATAAGACGATTGAAAGAACCATTCGGATAGGACAACCCTCTAACTGGATACTCGACTATTCTCTCTAAACCTTTACGATCGTCGATTATTTCCTCAACTAATTGTTCTTTTGGTGATCTTGCAATTGTTGGATGTGTAACGGTATGGGCAGAAACCTCGTGCCCATCGTACAACTCTATTATTTCCTCCTGTGAGATGCGATCTCCAACCCCTAATAACCCTGAATTAATATGGAATGTTCCCTTTATCCCATATTGATTTAAGATGTCTACTAATTTCCTATCAGCTGCTCTTCCATCATCATAGCTTAAAGTTAATACTTTATGTTTTCCTTCAGGAAATGCTAACATTACTTTTGGCATTCTATTTTTCTCTCCTTTTGTGCATTCATTTCAACTTATTTAGTTTAGACAAAATTGCCTCATGCACTTGAAAATTACGGTAAGCTGCCTTCATCGGAGCCATTTGTCGAAACCCAATTTTCCCTCCAGATAATATGCTTCCATATTCGGTTCCATCATCTACCCATTCTAATACCGGTAATTGATTGATCGTAAATTGAACGATTCCTTCATATTTAATTAGCTTCATTTTATATGGTGGTATTGCATCCTCAACAGGGGGCAAGGGATCAGCTCCAATAGCTGCTAAATGAAAGCCATAGCTTTTTCGTAAATTACAAGTTCGAAATGCTCTTTCATCAGCATGTTTATGTCGAAAATAGGATAAATGCAAAGTATTAATTGCTCCTGAATGATATTCAGGGTACCTACCGTTTCTTTTAGGAAGCTTAGGACTGAACAAATCTTCACCATTACGTCCTGTTGCAGCAAAAAATAGCATACAAAGACCAGGTTCCCTTATCGGATAAAATTCCCATTCGATTATCACTTTATCTGGAAAGTTAATTGGGCACCAAAATACCCAATGAGAATTATCTCCATGTACTGATGGATCTAATTTATTTTCTAATTGGAGACGATTTTCTTCAAAACTAACTTTTGCTTCACCTTCTATTAACCAATCAGCAATATCATTCGTTGATGA encodes:
- a CDS encoding YesL family protein, whose translation is MQMNGLVGGFYKISEWIMKLAYVNLLWILFTLVGLIVFGFFPATTAMLAVIRKLIMGETDIPVFKTFLTSYKKEFKISNLIGIIMFVVGYILYFDLSIVREANGLIRLIYFPLLMIFFGYVLTSFYFFPVIVHYETKIFQAIKNSFIIMILHPLSTIMMVIGIVAIYFLMITIPGLIPIFCGSIPAFVIMWSALLAFSKIEKKQEVIPLQK
- a CDS encoding DUF1961 family protein, whose product is MHSYLFERGKRLYLNSLSSTNDIADWLIEGEAKVSFEENRLQLENKLDPSVHGDNSHWVFWCPINFPDKVIIEWEFYPIREPGLCMLFFAATGRNGEDLFSPKLPKRNGRYPEYHSGAINTLHLSYFRHKHADERAFRTCNLRKSYGFHLAAIGADPLPPVEDAIPPYKMKLIKYEGIVQFTINQLPVLEWVDDGTEYGSILSGGKIGFRQMAPMKAAYRNFQVHEAILSKLNKLK
- a CDS encoding polysaccharide deacetylase family protein, producing the protein MPKVMLAFPEGKHKVLTLSYDDGRAADRKLVDILNQYGIKGTFHINSGLLGVGDRISQEEIIELYDGHEVSAHTVTHPTIARSPKEQLVEEIIDDRKGLERIVEYPVRGLSYPNGSFNRLIKEVLPYLGIEYGRTVHSTGDFSMPDDFFEWNPTCHHNKNLMKLAEDFINLQKKQYLYMMYVWGHSYEFDNDQNWELIESFCQFVGNRNDFWYATNIEIVDYMKAFQNLKFSADSQFVYNPSVLSVWLSIDGNIVNVPGGSQVALI